The Streptomyces sp. NBC_01268 genome window below encodes:
- a CDS encoding DUF3090 domain-containing protein, translated as MSRQVFLYDPPERFVAGTVGLPGRRTFFLQASAAGRVTSVALEKTQVAALAERIDELLDEVVRRTGGNAPVPAVAPAEIADTAPLDTPVEEEFRVGTMALAWDGEEQRMIVEAQALVELDADSEEDLAAAEERLLQDEENGPPMLRVRLSGAQARAFAKRALDVVNAGRPPCPLCSLPLDPEGHVCPRQNGYRRGA; from the coding sequence GTGTCCCGTCAGGTGTTCCTCTACGACCCACCGGAGCGTTTCGTGGCCGGTACGGTCGGGCTGCCTGGCCGCCGTACGTTCTTCCTCCAGGCGTCCGCGGCCGGCCGCGTCACCAGCGTCGCCCTGGAGAAGACCCAGGTGGCGGCCCTCGCCGAGCGCATCGACGAGCTCCTCGACGAGGTCGTCCGCCGCACCGGGGGCAACGCGCCCGTCCCCGCCGTCGCCCCGGCCGAGATCGCCGACACCGCGCCGCTGGACACCCCCGTCGAGGAGGAGTTCAGGGTCGGCACCATGGCGCTCGCCTGGGACGGCGAGGAGCAGCGGATGATCGTCGAGGCGCAGGCGCTCGTCGAACTCGACGCGGACTCCGAGGAGGACCTCGCCGCGGCCGAGGAGCGGCTGCTCCAGGACGAGGAGAACGGCCCGCCGATGCTGCGCGTCCGGCTCAGCGGAGCCCAGGCCAGGGCCTTCGCCAAGCGGGCCCTCGACGTCGTCAACGCCGGACGTCCGCCGTGCCCCCTGTGCAGCCTGCCGCTGGACCCCGAGGGCCATGTCTGCCCGCGCCAGAACGGATACCGGCGCGGCGCATGA
- a CDS encoding histidine phosphatase family protein encodes MATLILVRHGRSTANTSGVLAGRMPGIALDERGAEQAAALPGRLTGVPLAAVVSSPLQRCRETVQPLLDARPGLALHTEERISECDYGDWSGRKLAELSDEPLMEVVQAHASAAAFPGGESMRGMQARAVDAVRDWNARIEAEHGEDAVYAMCSHGDIIKSIVADALGLHLDLFQRIHVDPCSLTVIRYTRLRPFLVRLGDTGDLAALTPRETPGDSGAAEVGGGAGAP; translated from the coding sequence ATGGCCACGCTGATCCTCGTCCGGCACGGACGTTCCACCGCCAACACCTCCGGGGTGCTCGCCGGACGGATGCCCGGCATCGCGCTCGACGAACGCGGCGCCGAGCAGGCCGCCGCGCTCCCCGGGCGCCTCACGGGCGTGCCGCTCGCCGCGGTCGTCTCCAGCCCGCTGCAGCGCTGCCGGGAGACCGTGCAGCCGCTCCTCGACGCCCGCCCCGGACTCGCCCTGCACACCGAGGAGCGGATCAGCGAGTGCGACTACGGCGACTGGTCGGGCCGCAAGCTGGCCGAACTCTCCGACGAGCCGCTGATGGAGGTCGTCCAGGCGCACGCCTCGGCCGCCGCCTTCCCCGGCGGCGAGTCCATGCGCGGCATGCAGGCGCGCGCCGTGGACGCCGTCCGCGACTGGAACGCCCGGATCGAGGCCGAGCACGGCGAGGACGCCGTCTACGCGATGTGCTCGCACGGCGACATCATCAAGTCGATCGTGGCCGACGCCCTCGGACTCCACCTCGACCTCTTCCAGCGGATCCACGTCGACCCCTGCTCCCTGACGGTCATCCGCTACACCCGGCTGCGCCCCTTCCTCGTCCGCCTCGGCGACACCGGGGACCTCGCCGCCCTCACCCCGCGCGAGACGCCCGGCGACAGCGGGGCGGCGGAGGTCGGGGGCGGTGCGGGCGCACCGTGA
- the corA gene encoding magnesium/cobalt transporter CorA codes for MRPVIVDSAIYRDGRRTDGPADLSDALDEARAAGDAFLWVGLHEPTEAEFDHVSREFALHPLAVEDALKAHQRPKLEVYDDSLFAVLKPVVYEPESDRVSTDELMVFIGDSFVVTVRHGEGAPLAAVRKRLEAEPEVLRHGPTAVLYAISDAVVDHYLDVAAELQVDLEELEADVFAPAGASPARTAERIYTAKRQVLEFRRASVPLSGPMARLATGAVPFVHDKAVPFFRDVNDHLLRANELVEGLDRLLSDVLSAHLAQMGVRQNDDMRKISAWAAMAAVPTMVAGVYGMNFDHMPELHWVWSYPAVLLLMAGIVVGLYRLFKRRGWM; via the coding sequence ATACGGCCCGTGATCGTGGATTCAGCCATCTACCGGGACGGGCGCAGGACGGACGGCCCCGCCGACCTGTCCGACGCGCTGGACGAGGCGCGGGCGGCCGGGGACGCGTTCCTGTGGGTGGGGCTGCACGAGCCGACGGAGGCGGAGTTCGACCATGTCTCCCGGGAGTTCGCGCTGCACCCGCTGGCCGTGGAGGACGCCCTGAAGGCACATCAGCGGCCCAAGCTGGAGGTCTACGACGACTCGCTGTTCGCGGTGCTCAAGCCCGTGGTGTACGAGCCGGAGAGCGACCGGGTCAGCACGGACGAGCTGATGGTCTTCATCGGCGACTCCTTCGTGGTGACCGTGCGGCACGGCGAGGGCGCCCCGCTGGCGGCGGTCCGCAAGCGCCTGGAGGCGGAGCCGGAGGTGCTCCGGCACGGGCCGACCGCGGTGCTCTACGCGATCAGCGACGCGGTCGTGGACCACTACCTCGACGTCGCCGCGGAGCTCCAGGTCGACCTGGAGGAGCTGGAGGCCGACGTCTTCGCGCCCGCGGGCGCGAGCCCGGCGCGGACGGCGGAGCGGATCTACACCGCCAAGCGGCAGGTCCTGGAGTTCCGCCGGGCCTCCGTGCCGCTGTCGGGCCCGATGGCCCGGCTCGCGACGGGCGCGGTGCCCTTCGTCCACGACAAGGCGGTGCCGTTCTTCCGGGACGTCAACGACCACCTGCTGCGCGCCAACGAGCTCGTGGAGGGCCTCGACCGGCTGCTCTCGGACGTGCTGTCCGCGCATCTGGCGCAGATGGGCGTGCGGCAGAACGACGACATGCGGAAGATCTCCGCGTGGGCGGCGATGGCCGCGGTGCCCACGATGGTCGCGGGCGTCTACGGCATGAACTTCGACCACATGCCGGAGCTGCACTGGGTGTGGTCCTACCCGGCGGTGCTCCTCCTGATGGCGGGGATCGTGGTGGGTCTGTACCGGCTGTTCAAGCGGCGCGGCTGGATGTGA
- a CDS encoding ferritin-like domain-containing protein, with product MLTAKSLFQEIIDDDESFQLFCSIAASGEAQGGWENARIAALVAPGMRELAPKITRHGADEDKHGRIFHALMRKRGLDPVPVPPDTDYTMLLERRGIGLAHDKLRRDEPLTERDIVVYLAHSRVTEERAAAQMQLLVRYFGDHPDLGKAIRMICNDEDNHLAYCHEELLRLNYEGHGRLIQSILRESALAEIQVYRDVSLAVMRHMGRILGWPKAKAATLAAGIHGVYAYERAAGWHKMVDLRMPERRDALGGPMVPVPAL from the coding sequence ATGCTGACGGCCAAGAGCCTGTTCCAGGAAATCATCGACGACGACGAGTCCTTCCAGCTCTTCTGCTCCATCGCCGCCAGCGGCGAGGCCCAGGGAGGCTGGGAGAACGCGCGGATCGCGGCTCTCGTCGCCCCCGGGATGCGGGAGCTGGCCCCCAAGATCACCCGGCACGGCGCCGACGAGGACAAGCACGGCCGCATCTTCCACGCGTTGATGAGGAAGCGCGGCCTCGACCCCGTCCCCGTACCGCCCGACACCGACTACACGATGCTGCTCGAACGCCGTGGCATCGGCCTCGCCCACGACAAGCTGCGCCGCGACGAACCCCTCACGGAGCGGGACATCGTGGTCTACCTCGCGCACAGCCGGGTCACCGAGGAACGCGCGGCCGCCCAGATGCAGCTGCTCGTCCGCTACTTCGGGGACCACCCCGACCTCGGCAAGGCGATCAGGATGATCTGCAACGACGAGGACAACCACCTCGCCTACTGCCACGAGGAGCTGCTCCGCCTCAACTACGAGGGGCACGGGCGGCTCATCCAGAGCATCCTGCGCGAGTCCGCGCTCGCCGAGATCCAGGTCTACCGGGACGTCAGCCTCGCGGTGATGCGGCACATGGGGCGCATCCTGGGCTGGCCGAAGGCCAAGGCCGCCACGCTCGCCGCCGGCATCCACGGCGTCTACGCGTACGAGCGCGCCGCCGGGTGGCACAAGATGGTCGACCTCAGGATGCCGGAGCGCCGCGACGCCCTCGGCGGCCCCATGGTCCCGGTCCCCGCCCTCTGA